CATTTCTATAAAACAATAAAATCCTTTCCGTTATTTGATATTTATGAGCTATGCTAATCACAATTTTTTTTCCCTTATATTTAGGAAACTGTACATAAATTTCTCCACTTTCTATGTATTCAAGATAATTATTGATTTTATTGCGCAATAATTCTACATGATTTTCTTCATTAAATTTGGAGTCCAAATGATCGCTAATAGCAAGGATAACGGAATTTGTATCAGCCTCAATCCCGATAAAGTCTACTACGTTTGTTTGTTCTATAGTCATATATTATCTACGGCTTCTTCATTTATTTTTCTCCTTAAATCATAATGAATTTTCAAGAATTAAGGTATATCTTGTCTAGTATGAGCCATTTTATTGAATCATAAATAAATAAACATATCCCCCCCTAGTATTAGGAAGCCAATATAACAAAATAAAATTTTTATCTTCATTCTTTTATAAGCAGTTAATATATAAAACGACAGCAATGTTATGATGGAAAAATAAATGAAAAATGCATTTATGATATCAAATGAATTAAAGAATTTCCTTGCAATATATTCGGATATACGGAACAAGAAATATGATCCAAAAAGAGTTGAAAACACAAATAAGCTCAACTGTATAAATAATCTCCCTATATTTTTCATTTTATACCCATAATTGCTAATGGTGCCATCCATTTTTGATCATTTCTTTGATTTTGAGTTGTAGGGTCATTAACAGCATTTCCAAATTGGTAATATGGAGTCACATCGAAATGATTATGAGATAATGGATTTTCAATCAAAGAATTTCCTCCAAACCAAGGAAGTCCTGGATTATAAAAATTATATGTTCCTTCATTAAGTGGATCGGTGATTATGTGTCCTTTGGTATCAAGAACAACTTCATATCCATGTATTGGATCAATATATTTTACATTATTTCCTAATTGGCCATCGATGACCTTTCCTGTTACTGGATCCACTACAAAATTATGGAACACAGATTGATAATCGTCTAACAGCTCGAATTCATTCCTATGTGTTAGGAAATATTCATTTCCCTTCTGGGTGAGCGCCAAACGTAAATCATAATGGATCTTCAAAGATTCTGTACAATTCCCAGTTTCTTGACAAATCTTATATTGCTTATCATACTCCACATCCCTTGCATCACTAATTTTTTGATAGCTCTCCTGAACCTTATCTTTGCACGCATCATTATCGCCACAAGCTTTTAATTTATTGATTAAATCACCCTTCTCATCCGGCAACAAATAATTATAATTGATCGCCTGCGCAGCCGTCGTGTTGACCGTTTGAATAGCTCCGGCACCCATGCCCAGGCCAAATGCAGCGCCTACCGCTAAAGATTGTCCTAATGTTGCACTACCTGTTTGACTCATGCCGGCACCAAAGGCCAATTCTGCTGTCCCCTCGCTCACAACTGCTCCAAATGCGCCCGCTCCACAATTACCGGATAATGCTAACCCGGTGCCACAACCAATAATCCCATGCGCTACTATATGTGTCAATGGGTCTATCATGTCTTGGCAGGGCAAACGTATCTAAATTTGTTTGATGACACTTATGAGATATTTAGGATCCATAGCGCACTTAGCCATCATACGTTTAACGGATAAAGTTCCTTTAAGTTGGTTGATGATATTTAGAGCCCATTTCCTGATCATGCTCATGATTTCAGGGGCATGATCATTACGTATACGTGAACCATCCTCATTAAAAGTCATATCGAGTACCCAATGGAGCTGATTCTCGACAGACCAATGTTTTCTGGCTTCCTTGGCGATTTGTTCAGCGTTAGCAGGTAATGATGAGATATAATAACGCACATCTGCTGTAGTAGGTTTATCACTATTGATAAATTCCCTTTTGGAGTAAACGCAGGCTATAGTTTTTAAAGCAGGCCATTGGTGCTGATCTTGTAGCCAGTCAATATCGTCTGTTACCCTGCATTTGCGGTATTCTATGCGACCATGCCCCTTATCACTTTCCTCCCATTCCTGGCTAATAGGAAGCGTTTCATCTTCAAAATAATCCTTAATATCCTGATGTAAAGACCCTTGATTGCCTTTCAAGGCGATAAGATAATATCCTTCCTTGTTACGAATCTGATTACAGATGTCACGCTGAGCACCCATGGCATCGATTGTGATAATTTGATTCCAAATATCCAACTGATCTAGCAACTTTGGAATAGCGGTAATTTCATTCGATTTTTCTGCTGTCTTAATCTGACCTAAGGATAGCTGCTCATGCTCTGACCATGCAGAAACTATGTGACGACTTGAAACATTCTTTGCTCGATGGTGTGAGCCTCGTACTGTCTTTCCATCAATCGATATAATCCCTTGAACCTGCTCCCGAAGACTCTCTGCATAATTCATAAAACTGTTGTGGAACCCTGATACATCAAGGCTTGAAATCACCCGACTTATCGTATCATGAGAGGGAATACCAGAGCTGGGGATGGTGGCCTGAGGATCAAGCCACCATCTATAAAATTCTTACATCTAAATAACCTTTACAATGTATAAGAAGCGGAGAACCACTCACGGCTCACTTTATTTTATAACTGTCTAGCTGATTGTTTAGCTTGTGACGCATTTGAAGCGGAAATACGATTGGATCGTAACTCCTCTAGACTAACTTTTTTAAGTGCTTCCTGTGCTTCTGCAATTGGTTTAATTTTGCTGTTGAGATCATTTAAGAATTTTTCTGAATCAGGACCAGCAGGAAGGATGCAAACAAGGCAGTTTACCACACCAGATGCTTGAAGTTTTTGATCAAGCCCACTTTTTATTAGTTGGGTGGCAAGCGCTTCTTTACCCTTGCTAGTAGTAAACAAGTGAATCTCCTTTTTATTGGCATCATAACCAATGCAATATTGTTCGTTTTTCAGAAGATTGGTTAAAGGGCTTATTTTATCAACAACTCGTGCGGATTTAACCTTAGGTTTTTGGATAATATCTAGGAGAATATCATATATCTCATTTTTGATGGTTAGACACTTACTATCAAGTCCATCATTCGCGTTAAACAGAAACTCTACGATTTCGTTCAAGTCATAACCATTGCAGCGCGCGCCTTTTTCAAGCATCACTTTTAGGTCATAAAAAGGAAAGCTCTGCAATGGGTCCTCAAGAAGATGTTTAAATGCAAGATCTAAGATTGTTTCACCTTGAGCATTACAGTCATTAATTTCAAATGTCATGGCTAATTCAGAATTCAGGAAATTACCTAGCCCACACTTATTGTCTTCCCTAAATTTAAAAAAGCCTTCGAAAAGATAATGAGAAAAAGGAACGTTTTCCTTACGGGGTTGTTGGAGTAATCGTTTGAAAATATGATTTAAGATTTCTACCTCATCTTTATTTTCTCCAGTATTCAACCTATTATAGTGCAAAATTAATTGCGCTAAATCTTCAGGTCTAGGATTAATATTTTGATAAGAAATATACTTGCTATAAAGGATTCCACATTTGGCTCTCAATATTGTTAGCCACAGGGGGAGAGCTCGAAAGTGTGTGTTGAGATCTTCTAGATTATGCATTAAAACTTCAATGACTACGTCATCACTTGAGTATTGTAGGGCAGAGAGAGCCAGTGAATTAACTGAACTAGGTACGGGTGGCGTTTCTGGATTAATATTGCGAATTTTTGAGAATATCGGCCTTATTGATCTTTTATTAGATAAATATGCATAACGGAGTATTTGATGTGCTTCTTGTTTACTCAAATTATCTGCGTGCTCAGCAATGGATAGAACCACATTCGTTCTCTTCCGATGTATTGCATTTGTTAATGGATTCAATTCACTTGAGTCGCGTATGCGTATATCTGCTCCCGCTTCAATAAGAGCTGAGGCTGCTTTTTGCATTCCAAGATTGATGGCAACTGTTAAAGCAGAATGTCCGTTTCTTTCAGTCACGTTGAGCTGCACACCTTTTTTAATAAGAGCTAAGGCTACTTCTTCCATTCCATTGGTAATGGCACTTAGTAAAGCAGTAGATCCATTTGCATCACATTTATTTAAATCCTCTTTTTCAAAATACTTTAAAAGATTTAGTGATAAATTGGACTTACGCGAGGCAATAGCAGTATGTAATAATTCAATAGGAAGGTCCTCAATCAGACCTAAGTTCCCATTCACGGCAATAGCTTGCCGTTCATTTAGAATAATCTCTACCATATCAAGATTTCTTTGAGCAAAAGCCTGATTCATAATGTTGCTTACTAATTGGCTGCGCGTTTGAGGGTCTGTAATGTGGCGATTTTCAGCGAGGTATTTAACCAGCTCTTTAACAAATTCTGGCTTATTGCTCGTAAGGGCATGCTCCGCTATTTCTAACCATTGGGATTCTGTTTTGATTCTCTTAATATTTTTTCTAAATTTATCTATATTGTTTTGATTAATCAATTTTTCTAAGAAAGCCATTCTATTCTCCGAGCAAATACTGCAAATTACAATTAAAAATTAATGACATTGCACATATTAAAGCATTAATAGGATATTTTCAATATTATATATATAATTTTATCTTCAAATTCTTAAAAGTGATAATTGCGGAACAATTAATTAGCATTTAATGCTTGTTGTTTCCTGACTTCTGCCAAATTTGAGGCTATTTGGTTCTATTTTTAATAGAATCATTTAATGACAGCATGTTATGTTTTTATGGGCTGTATTAAACCGCACTAAATGGTATTATCCTGTCCATGCGTGGTGGGTAGTATTAGGCACAACTACCTTGTTCTAGCCTCAACTAAACGTAAAAAGGGAGTTTTTTAAAGACCGTACGCAGGTCTAGTGAATATAATTCTAAGGAACGTAAAAACGCTAACAACTTAATCACCGCCTTCGAATCTAAAGCTTTCATAACTTCTAATCAAAATCCACAGTAACTATAAATTTTTTCTAGTTCAGGCTATGGAAGGGAGTGAAATAATTTAAAATCAGCACTTTCCATTGACAGAAGTTTCGATGCGTGCATCTTAACTGAATTTAAATAATAATGTTAGATATTGTCAATAATATAAAATACAAAAGTAACAATTAATATTGCATTTAAATAATACAATATTAATTCTGGTTTTATTTGTTATTGAGTTGATATATGCTCGAGCAATTAAAAATTTAATTTGGGATTATTATGAGCAAACAAACGGAATATAAATTAGTATTAGAGGTCATTGAAAGACTCTCTTCTTCACTTCTTATTGGATATCAAGAATCTTCAAATGTAACCCAAACTGTTGCTGATATTGCATTATTATCTCGAACAAAATCTTCCATCGCTCGGAAAAGAGAGGTAATCAGTCGACTAAATAGCTCTCTGATTGACGACGTTATAAAGAACGAATTATTATCTTTGCTGGAAAAGAGATTAGAAAATAAGTGGTTCAAACGATTTGTCCCACGTACGAATCAAAAAGCTAAGACAGGAAGATTTTTCAGGAAGTTCATAAGAAATTTAGCCATAGGTGATTCCCCATGGACTCCCTCTACAATGCTTGATATTGGATGTGGTGAAGGAACGCTGGCCAAACACATACTCGAATCTTTCCAAAGAAATAGCCTTGCATTAGAGGGGAGAACTTACGCAGCAATTGATATCGTGGATAAAAATGTTTCTAAAGTATCACAAGATCTTGGGACCTTTCCCATAAATTTAGACGTAAGACAAGGCAATGCATTCGAATATGACCTTGCTAATTTTGGGAAACAGGATTTAATAATTGCATCTCATGTGTTCTATTGGGCGAATGATATCGAATCTATCATGGGCAATGTCTGTAATTTATTGTCTGACAATGGACTTGCTATCATAATCCATGACAGTCCTGAGTCTGATCAAAATCAATTTAGGATCAATTTCCGTGCTACTGTTAATCCACATACGACAAGCACTGTGGAAAGAATTCTAAATTCCAAGGGAATGACTCATTTTAATTATATAATTGAATCTGAGTTGATTTTTCCAAATAATACGATTGAATTAAAAGAGAATCTATTGAAGACTGTGAACGGAGAAATAGATATAAATGATCATGCTGACCTAAAGTATCTTAAGTATTTAGTAGAGTTTGTGGTTCAGCGTCCACTGGAAGAGCTTGCAGAGGAGGGGATTGCTCAAGAATATTTAGGGCAATTGTGTTCATTACTTCAAGAACAAAACAATCGCCTGATTTTGAGAAGTTCTGTACAAGTTGTGGCGTCGAATAAATGTGGCATAGATCTTAGCGAGAGGCTGGGAAACAGTGAATTTCGGAATAGTGTTAATGTGTTAGCAAAGCGCATAGAGCACCCACAACCTTCTGTGCCATCAGGGGGATTTATTACAAAAATCTCTAGCGATACACGTGGGGTAAATGGTCCATCAAGTATAGACAAATAACTCACCCGTTCATACCCCTGTACTTCAAGAATTGCTTCAGCATGACCTTTAAGCGCAGAGGTTAGCGCCTTCTTAAAGTGGTAATTGTGATTTACGCTCCCAAATCCAACTCTTTATTGGCAGTGAGCATACAGGATTTTTCTGCCTAAACACCAGGATAAATGATTGTTAACTTATTGGTTCTATGATAGCCTGTTGTAAATAATGAAAAAATGAGCATTGGAGAGAAGCATGTGTCGTATTTTATTATTGTTTATCTTAGGAATTCTATTGCCATTCGTAGTTGAAGCAAAAGAAGTTAGGGTAGCTTTTGGTCAATCTGTGCCTCCCTATATAATCCAGGATTCTAACAGTGGAATAGAAATGGATATTATAAGAGAGGCTCTTGCCTATAAGGGCCATAAACTAATCCCTGTTTATGTGACCTTTAGCAATATCACTTCTTCGTTTATAGATAAGAATGTTGATGCTGTGGCGACCGTTAATGATAAGATCGGTATGGATGGTTACTTTAGTGATGTAGTTATAACGTATAAGAATTATGCGATCACTTTAGCATCAAACAAATTGAAAATTAACTCTATTAATGACTTGAGAAAAGGAAAAGTTTCCGCATTTCAATTGGCTACAAGATACCTTGGGAATGAATATGCTACTGCGGTATTGGAAAATCCAGATTATCGTGAGAAACAAGACCAAATTATTCATGTCAAACTACTTTATGACAATCAAGTCGATGCTGTTATCACTGATAAGGCTATTTTTCAGTATTATACCCGTAAGTTAAAAAACAAGATAAGCACCCACCAAGATGTTACTTATCATCAGATATTCCCCTGGAATGATTATAAAACTATTTTCCGTGACAAAGTTCTGAGAGATGATTTTAATGAAGGGCTAAAAAATCTGCGTACTTCAGGACGGTATAAGAAAATTTTTGTAGAATATTTGGGTAATGATGAAAAATGACGATTGAGAAAAAGTCGCTTATCACAAAAATAAACTCGATTATTCATCGACTAATATGGATAATTATCCTTTTATGTGGATCATTCTTTATTGGTTTTAACTCATATGAAACATGGAAAAATCGCTCACATGAAGTTAATCTTCTATCTAATGTTTTAGCCGATGCTATGATCGACCCCCTTATATTTGACCGTAAATCTGAAGGCGCAGCAAGACTTAAGAAATTTTTAGATATACCCTATATTGATAACGTCTGTTTGTACTACAGTTTTG
This window of the Alphaproteobacteria bacterium genome carries:
- a CDS encoding ISAs1 family transposase; translation: MISSLDVSGFHNSFMNYAESLREQVQGIISIDGKTVRGSHHRAKNVSSRHIVSAWSEHEQLSLGQIKTAEKSNEITAIPKLLDQLDIWNQIITIDAMGAQRDICNQIRNKEGYYLIALKGNQGSLHQDIKDYFEDETLPISQEWEESDKGHGRIEYRKCRVTDDIDWLQDQHQWPALKTIACVYSKREFINSDKPTTADVRYYISSLPANAEQIAKEARKHWSVENQLHWVLDMTFNEDGSRIRNDHAPEIMSMIRKWALNIINQLKGTLSVKRMMAKCAMDPKYLISVIKQI
- a CDS encoding ankyrin repeat domain-containing protein, encoding MAFLEKLINQNNIDKFRKNIKRIKTESQWLEIAEHALTSNKPEFVKELVKYLAENRHITDPQTRSQLVSNIMNQAFAQRNLDMVEIILNERQAIAVNGNLGLIEDLPIELLHTAIASRKSNLSLNLLKYFEKEDLNKCDANGSTALLSAITNGMEEVALALIKKGVQLNVTERNGHSALTVAINLGMQKAASALIEAGADIRIRDSSELNPLTNAIHRKRTNVVLSIAEHADNLSKQEAHQILRYAYLSNKRSIRPIFSKIRNINPETPPVPSSVNSLALSALQYSSDDVVIEVLMHNLEDLNTHFRALPLWLTILRAKCGILYSKYISYQNINPRPEDLAQLILHYNRLNTGENKDEVEILNHIFKRLLQQPRKENVPFSHYLFEGFFKFREDNKCGLGNFLNSELAMTFEINDCNAQGETILDLAFKHLLEDPLQSFPFYDLKVMLEKGARCNGYDLNEIVEFLFNANDGLDSKCLTIKNEIYDILLDIIQKPKVKSARVVDKISPLTNLLKNEQYCIGYDANKKEIHLFTTSKGKEALATQLIKSGLDQKLQASGVVNCLVCILPAGPDSEKFLNDLNSKIKPIAEAQEALKKVSLEELRSNRISASNASQAKQSARQL
- a CDS encoding class I SAM-dependent methyltransferase; the encoded protein is MSKQTEYKLVLEVIERLSSSLLIGYQESSNVTQTVADIALLSRTKSSIARKREVISRLNSSLIDDVIKNELLSLLEKRLENKWFKRFVPRTNQKAKTGRFFRKFIRNLAIGDSPWTPSTMLDIGCGEGTLAKHILESFQRNSLALEGRTYAAIDIVDKNVSKVSQDLGTFPINLDVRQGNAFEYDLANFGKQDLIIASHVFYWANDIESIMGNVCNLLSDNGLAIIIHDSPESDQNQFRINFRATVNPHTTSTVERILNSKGMTHFNYIIESELIFPNNTIELKENLLKTVNGEIDINDHADLKYLKYLVEFVVQRPLEELAEEGIAQEYLGQLCSLLQEQNNRLILRSSVQVVASNKCGIDLSERLGNSEFRNSVNVLAKRIEHPQPSVPSGGFITKISSDTRGVNGPSSIDK
- a CDS encoding transporter substrate-binding domain-containing protein, encoding MCRILLLFILGILLPFVVEAKEVRVAFGQSVPPYIIQDSNSGIEMDIIREALAYKGHKLIPVYVTFSNITSSFIDKNVDAVATVNDKIGMDGYFSDVVITYKNYAITLASNKLKINSINDLRKGKVSAFQLATRYLGNEYATAVLENPDYREKQDQIIHVKLLYDNQVDAVITDKAIFQYYTRKLKNKISTHQDVTYHQIFPWNDYKTIFRDKVLRDDFNEGLKNLRTSGRYKKIFVEYLGNDEK